The Anabaena sphaerica FACHB-251 region TATTATCGCAGGCTAGGAAAAAGCGTTTTTTAGTTACTTCTTCCAGTTGGCTTATTAATACTTCACTGATTTGCGTAGTTTTATAAGTAGGCAAATCATCTGGAGATAGGTGTGGTTTAGTCATATAATTTAGTCCTTTTTGAAAAGAACAAGATACTGACGTAATCTTTGTCATTCTCGATGATCAGGTTTTAAATTACGTCAGGTTTTGAGATATTCCCATCTGATAACCGTTCACTCCCTTATGAATGTTTATATATTCGGTATTTCCTGTCTTGCAATTTTCCACATATTTTCTTTAGCAATTGATATACAAAACTACATGAATTTTTGTTGTAATTGACTGCTAATCATTATGCAGAACAGGTTTGAGAACAACTTGATTATTCTTGATTACCGTTACATAATTCTACAAACAGAATCAAACAACAACTAAGGATAATTGCATTAGCTGTACAAATAAATAGGTGAAGCTCATATTGCAGGGATGCACTTATTATAACACTCCTTTTGTCCGTGAAGTTCTGGCTGGAAGGGAACTTGCCGCCAGATTAAGTACCCAAATGATTCACACTTTGTCCCTCGTGACAACATTGTGCAGGACGCAGAATTGCGCCTGATGACTGTTAACGAGTATGCACCAGATAGCACAACCAAGCTGCCAAATAGCAATTATTCGTTTTTGTCCTCCTCTTAACGGCACACCTTGAGAAATTAGGGTAAGTGAAATATCTATTTATAGAGGTTGGTTAAAAAATCTATTAATGCTTTGGATAAACATTGCAAATTAGAATTTTCATGTAAGGTTATTTATTACCGCAGATAAAAATGGATAAACATAGATATACTGGAGCGATTATGCCAAAGCGCATACTTGTAGAAGTAAATAGTTGGTTTCAACGAGATAGAATTGTCCGTAATTTAGAAATTTTTCAAGATATTATTGTTATTTCTCTATGCGTGAGCTTATTCTGTGTGATGTTAATCAGGTTAGGAGATATGTTCCTTTCCTTTTTACATCCACTTGATTTACGACAAGTCACATCTGATATTTTGTTTATCTTGATACTGGTGGAATTATTTAGACTCTTGGTTGATTATATCCAAGAACATAGCATATCTGTAGGTGCAGCAGTAGAAATTACCATTGTCTCGGCTTTACGAGAGATAATTCTACGAGGTGTGCTAGAAATTCCCCGTGACCAAATTTTTGGAATTTCTATATTTTTATTGGTATTAGCAGGAATTTTTATTGCTATTCCTTGGATATCTAAATCATTTGGACACATCAAAATTAGTGAAGATTAAGGATTATTTTTAATTTTAATAATTTTCTCGTTCCCATACTCTGTATGGGAATGAATTATCAAGGCTCTGCCTTTTATTAAATCAGAGTCAGAGACTCCATAATAGCATTCCCAGTCAGAGACTGGGAACGAGAGATAATTTACTATTGTGATTGCCATTAGACTAAAATAGCAAAGTTGTCTAAACTGATTTTTTTCTGTATAATATCATCAGGTTACTGTGATAAAAATTTGCTAATTAGATTGATTTTGTTCACTTTTATTCCTGCATTTATGAATCATGCAGGAATATTTAATTTGTGAAAAAATGTTTGATTTCACTTGTAACTAAGGCAGGATAAACCCATATTTTTTGAATACAGCCTTAGCTTTATCGCTAGATAAAAATTGGGAAAAATTCTTAGCTGCATCAACGCTTTTACTGCGTTTGAGTATTGCTAACGGATAAATAATCGCAGAGTGATATTTTTCGTCAGCTGCGACTACAACTTTAACTTGATTAGAAATTTTAGCATCAGTCACATAAACTAAACCTGCATCTGCATTTCCACTTTCTACAGATGCTAGAACTTGACGCACATTATTAGCATAAACCAGTTTTGATTTTATCTGTTCCCAAAGTTTTAATTTTTCCAGAACTTGTTGTGCATATTGCCCTGCGGGTACGCTTCTAGGTTCACCAATAGCAATCTTTTTAACTTTTGCATCTTTGAGATTGTAGAAGCTACTAATACCAGAAATATTATTGGGTACAACCAAAACTAGGCGGTTTTTAGCGATGATGCTACGACTACCAGGAACTAAAAGATTTTTTTGATCCAAAGCATCTACTTGTCTTTTTGCAGCCGATATAAAAACATCTACTGGCGCACCTTGTTCTATTTGTTGCTGCAATGCACCAGAACTGCCAAAGTTATACGTAATTTTGATGTTGGGGTTGGTTTGTTGGTACAGGGGCTTAATTTCTTCTAGAGCATCTTGTAAACTTGCAGCAGCAGATACAAGTAAGTTGGTATTGGACTGCGCTACTACAGGGGCTGAAGTTAGGGTTGGTAAACCAATTGCTATGAGCATGGTAGTTAATGCTGTAGCAATTGATATTATTAACCTTCTTCTTTTCACTGACAAAAAGGTTTTCGAGAACTGTTCTTTCATAATAATTGATACTCAGTAGAGTATTGGCAATGTTACCAAACTTTTACCATGTAAGTTGGTAAATATTTACATAACTCTATTCTCAAAATTGTATTATACAATACATTCTTCCTTTTAGGGTTGGTATAAAGTATTTTTACCAACCAAGTTGGTTAAGTTCAACTTGCCCCAATATTGCCACTGTTATCTTTCTCATTTTGACGCAACTAACCATAATAAATATGGCACCAGATAAAGATTTTTTAATTACCTTACATGAGTTTCTTTATCCTCATAATAGATATTACGGTTAGTTCAAACCGGAGTATATAACTTTTAATGCCAATTTACAGGAATTTTCCCAGAGAGTAACCTATATCTGTAATTTACAAGCTAACGGTAAGCTTTCTCCAGAGGATGCTTACACTCAAATACAAAGGCTATGAAAGCAGTTAAAAATTTATAAAAAGCGTCTAAATATTTAGCTAAATCGTGCAATTTAAATGTCAATTTAGATGAATATTTCGGAGGTTAAATTAATTGTTTAAATATAACTATTATGTCAATTCTGATTGATAAATACCGCACTATTTATCACAGGAATCAGTATGAAATCGTCTTTAAGTTGGTATAGCAAATTTACCAACCAGCTTGGTAGAAATTTTTGATTTTGAGGTGTGAGGTCTATGTCTAGTCTTTTACGCAATTCAGCTTTACAGCCCACATTCCGCACCCTCTAGTGTCACAATCGGTTATTTGGGATTTTTGGACACATTAAAAGTTCTATTTTATACAAAAATATAGAAGTTTTAGATAGCAATCGCCAATCCCAAATCTCCAAACGACCAATTTTCGTTGTGTGACAGTTTAGGGTGCGGAAGGTAGGTGTTAATTATTATATTTATATCACAAACTTACTGAGGGCTAAAGCCCGTAGTCGGCTTTTATCCCCGACTTAAAAGACGTTCATTCCTAAAAATTTTTTGGTTTTTAGGAATTCACTATGGCTAACACCACGCTACGCTACCGGGGTTTTCAGCCTATTTTCTTATAAGGGACTTGCAAGCAATAAAAGCACCAATAACTAAGGACTTTAACGATTTTAACCTCTATACAAAATTTCATTGCGGCTGGGTGAGCCTAATTGTGGTAAAGAATTTTTTGGTGAGTGGGGAGTAAGGGCTGTAGGAACACCAGCGGATACTTGCAATTGTTTGACCAGATGTTGTAAAAGTTTGTCTTGTTCAGTCCGAAAACTCGACACATTGTAACCACGGTTGATAATCGCAAACCAAACTAAACCGCGATCGCGTGTGGGTACAACTCCTGCTAAAGCACTGACATCACTGAGAGTTCCAGTTTTCATCACAGTTGCAGATGGCATATGTCTAAACTGCATTGTCCCTCGATGATCAAAGCCGGACATAGGGAACAAGTCAGCTAAAGTCAAATTATGGGCAGATGCTTGCCGTTGTA contains the following coding sequences:
- a CDS encoding phosphate-starvation-inducible PsiE family protein, yielding MPKRILVEVNSWFQRDRIVRNLEIFQDIIVISLCVSLFCVMLIRLGDMFLSFLHPLDLRQVTSDILFILILVELFRLLVDYIQEHSISVGAAVEITIVSALREIILRGVLEIPRDQIFGISIFLLVLAGIFIAIPWISKSFGHIKISED
- the modA gene encoding molybdate ABC transporter substrate-binding protein — its product is MKEQFSKTFLSVKRRRLIISIATALTTMLIAIGLPTLTSAPVVAQSNTNLLVSAAASLQDALEEIKPLYQQTNPNIKITYNFGSSGALQQQIEQGAPVDVFISAAKRQVDALDQKNLLVPGSRSIIAKNRLVLVVPNNISGISSFYNLKDAKVKKIAIGEPRSVPAGQYAQQVLEKLKLWEQIKSKLVYANNVRQVLASVESGNADAGLVYVTDAKISNQVKVVVAADEKYHSAIIYPLAILKRSKSVDAAKNFSQFLSSDKAKAVFKKYGFILP